The window CGGCGGTGACGACGCCCGACCCGTCGGCGGCGGGGCCGAGTGCCACGACGTCGGTCAGCGTCATCTCGCCTTTCGTGAGCGTCCCCGTCTTGTCGAAGACGACTGTCTCCACGTCTTTGACGCGTTCGAGGATGTCACCGCCCTTGAACAGGACGCCGTTGCGGGCACCGATGGCCGTCCCGACCATCGTCGCGGCCGGCGTTGCGAGGCCGAGGGCACACGGACAGGCGATGAGGACCGCCGAGGCGAAGACGACGACGGCGAACTCGAACGTCGAGACGCTTCCGCCCGCGATGGTGGGACCACCGGCGACGAGTCCCCACAGTGGGAGCGACTGGACGAATCCGGACAGTGCTTCGGGGAAGAGGAACCAGACGCTTCCCCAGAACAGGGCGTTGACGATGACGGCCGGGACGAAGTACGCCGAGATGCGGTCTGCGAGGTTCTGGATGTCGGGTTGGCGACCCTGTGCTTCCTTGACGAGCGAGACGATTTGCTGAATCGCCGTCTCGGACCCGACTTTGGTCGCTTCGACCACGAGGACGCCGTTTTGGTTCACCGTCGACCCGACGACTTCGTCGCCGGGTTCCTTCGAGACAGGGACGGACTCGCCGGTGACCATCGACTCGTCCACGGCGGAGTCGCCGTCGACGACGACGCCGTCGGTTGGAATCTTCTCACCGGGTCGGACCTTCATTCGGTCGCCGACTTCCACCTCGTCCAGCGGGACTTCGCGTTCGGTGCCGTCGTCGGAGACGAGCGTCGCGGTGTCCGCTTCGAGTTCGAGGAGCGTGCGAAGCGCCTCGGACGCTTGGCCCTTCGAGCGCGCTTCGAGGAAGTTCCCGAGCGTGATGAACACCAGGATGAGCGCGGCGGTGTCGAAGTAGAGACTTCCTGCGAGGAGGCCGACGAGAACGGCCACCGAGTAGAGGTACGCCGTGGAGGACCCCATGGCGATGAGGACGTCCATGTTGGCAGTGCGGTTGCGCACGATTGCCTTGTAGGAGTTGACGTAGAACTCGCGGCCGAGGACGACCTGGACGGGCGTCGCGAGGGCGAACGCAAGCCACCCCATCGGGATGCCCGTCCCCGGAATCGTCTCGGGGAGACCGGACGCGGTGAACAGTTCGAGTGCGAGCATCACCAACAGCGGCGTCGACAGTGCCGCACCGAAGAGCGTCAGTCGTTTCTGACGGCGTATCTCGTCGTTTCGTGCCACGTCGCGTGCGTCTTCACCGCTTCCAGATTCGTCTTCGTCGTCGCGGATAGGCGTGTAGCCGGCGTCTTCGACGGCCTGATACAGGTCGTCGAGCGTCACGTCGGCGGGGTTGTACGTCACGAGGGCTTCGTCGGTGGCGAAGTTGACCTCCGCGTCGACGACGCCGGGAAGCGACTCCAGCGATTTCCGGTTCGCGTCGGCGCAGTTCGCACAACTCATCCCAGAGATACCGATAGAGCGGGTCTCCGAGACGGCCTCGTACCCCGCCATCTCGATGGCGTCGTACACCTCTGCGAGCGATACCTCCTCGGGGTCGTACTCGACGGACCCCTCGTCGGTGGCGAAGTTGATGGTCGCCTCCGAGACGCCGTCGAGTGATTCGAGTGTCTCCCCGACGGTGCGCGAGCAGTTCGCGCAACTCATGCCGCGGATGTCCAGATGTGCCGTTCGGCTACTCATTACGTAGGTATACGTGCCCCTTTCTTACCTGAATTGTGCCTTACGAACTGGACAAAATCCGGACCCAAACTTTCGATTCGAAGGTGATTCTCGACATCGAGTTTCGGAACTGGTCCCACTCAGTCGTCGTTCGATTTCGCACCCGCTTCGAGACGGTCGTACCGCGAGTCGAAGCGGTCCAGACAGGACGAACAGCAGAAGTGGTAGAGTGTGCCGCCGATGCGGGCGCTTTCGCCTTCGCTCGTGACGGTGTTGCCACACTCGGCGCACTCCAGTGCGAACCCGGTTCCGTTGACCGTCGGCGTCCACTCCGCGGATTCGACGAGGCTGACCTCGTAGTCGCGGACCCGTGAGAGGTCCACGAGTTCGTTCAGTTCGGTGCGCGTGGCGTCGCCGTCGAGTCTGGCGTGGAACGTCACCGCACCGTCTACCGACACGAACAGGTGTTCGACCGGGTCGGCGGCGCGGAGGGTATCCCGCACCTCGTCGACGAACTCCGGACGGACCGAGAGGCGGACGAGGACGGGCGTTCCCCCGGCGAGCGTCGATTGGTCGAGGTCGACGGTAAAGCGGCGGATGATTCCCTCTTCCCGGAGTCTGTCGATTCGGTCGGAGACGGCGGGTGCGGAGAGACCCACGTTGTCGGAGATGTCACTGAAGGGCCGGCGGGCGTCTTCGGCGAGGAGTTCGAGGATTCGGAGGTCCGTTTCGTCGAGGTCACGCATGCACCGTCGCTTACGAGCCACAACTGCATAGGTATTTCTCGAATATTGGTTTGGATTCCAAAGTACACTCGGCGTCTGAGCCGGCCTTTCAAAAGGAAAATCGACAAAGGAGAGAAGACCGTACCATCGAACGATGAGTACGACCATCACCGTCACTGGTATGACGTGCGAACACTGCGAAGGGCGCGTCGAAGACGCACTCGCCGGCGTCGACGGCGTGACCGACGCGACGGCGGACCGCGAGGCAGACAGCGCCACCGTCGAAGGTGCGGCCGATATCGACGCACTCGTCGCTGCAGTCGAAGAAGCAGGATACGACGCGAGCGCCTGAAACGGACGAATCGCCTCCTGCACTGCCACTTTTCGACGACGCTACCTCAACGACTAACTCCGTGGAGTCGCTACGTTCGACTATGCGCGCCCGGTCGTGGACGATGGTGCTGTTCACGCTCGTCGTCGGGTTGCTCGTGTCTCTCGGCGTATACAGACTCGCCGCCTCCGGCGACGTCGGTGACTTCGTCAGGAACCTCGGCATCGCAGTGTTCTTGACTGTCTTCAGTGTCGTGTTGCTCCGGAACTGGGATTCGCAGGCGATGTAAGGTCTGCCGCCTCTCGTCGGTGCGGACCGAGACTGCCACCACGTGGCTTAGTTCGCTGCTTCGACGGGAGGAAGCGACAACACGACTGCCTCTCCGGTGAGCACTGTCTCGTCTGTCTCGGCACCCGTCTCCACGCGAACTTTGTCGTCGCCGAGGTCCTCGACGACTGTCACGGTCACCGAGACTGTTTCACCCGGACGTACTGGCTTCAGAAACTCCAAGTCTTGGGAGAGATAGACGATTTCGCCGGGGAGGTCGGCGAGTGCGGCACTGACCGCCCCCGCAGAGAGCATTCCGTGTGCGATTCGGCCGCCGAACATCGACGCGTCGGCGTGTGCGTCGTCGAGGTGCAGTGGGTTCGTGTCTCCGGTCACCTCGGCGAAGGCCTCGATTCGCTCGGTAGTCACGTCGAGTGTCGCGTGAGACGTGTCGCCGACGGTTGCGATTGCCATACGTGAGAGACGAGTCGACCACCCTTCTACGTCGGGGTTGACATGTGGACCACTCACTCGTTTGGTGGGGTCTCGACAGGAGAGTCCCTCGGGACTGGGACCCCGAGGGTGGCACGGGGTATCGGAACGGGGCAGGTGTGCGCTACCGAACGCACGTGATATCGCCGCCGCCACGCTCCGTGTTAACCATCGACGACGTATCCAATCAATTGGCGGGTTGGTATGTGAAGTTCGCCGGGAGCGTCACGCGTGGTCGTCGATGTGGAAGAACACGTTGAGTGAAAACCGGTTGGTTCGACCGGAGAAGAATGGTGACTCCGCAGCGAACGGAGGGATTCAGTCGTTCGACCCGGGGCCACTGCTGCCGGTAATCGAGTCGACGGCGTTGAAGACCGGTCGCAACTTCGCGACGATGCTCTCGCCACCGAAGCCGACGACGCCGCCGAAGCCGTCGCGGTCGTAGTGGCCGCGGGCCGCACCGAGCCACTCACCGAGTCGTTCGAGACCACCGGTGACTCCGTTGTCGAAGAACAGGACCACGACCAGCAGGAGGATGCCGAACGAGAGTTCCCAGTAGGCTTCCAGCAGCGGGAACTGCCGGATGAACCACCGGAGATACTCGAAGGTAATCGCACCGACGACTGGCCCGAGGAACGAGTAGGGGCCACCGATGACCGTCACGAGCACCGGTTCGGCCGAGGCCGTCCAGTGGGCGGCACCGGAGGTGATGCCCCCGCTGTGGATGGTCAACATCGCGCCGGCCAGCCCAGTGAAGGCACCCGAGATGACGAACGTCTTCCAGCGGTGACGCTGGACGTTCACACCGAGGGCCTGTGCCCGTTCGGGGTTCTCTCTGAGCGCCTGACAGACCGTTCCGAACGGCGACCGGACGATTCGCCACAGAGCGTACACAGTGACCGTCCCGATGAGGAGACTGATGTAGTAGTACGGCCGCGGGTGGAGGAAGTGTCGTAAGTAGAACTCGACACCGAAAACGTCGACCGTCCCAATCTGCGAGAGGAAGTCGAGGCCGTCAGAGCCGTTCGTGACTACGTCCAGCGGCATCACGGCAGCCAGGTGGTCGTACTGGACGATGACCCAGATAGCCATCGAGAACGACAGCGTAATCATCGCGAAGTATATCTCCTCGAGTTGGACCGAGAAGTAGCCGACGACCACCGCGAGGAGGCCGGCGGCAATCACGCCCAGTAGCAGCGCGAGGACGAAGTTGACGAGCACCGAGACCCCGCCGAAGGCCGCGCCGAGGCCGTAGGCCGGCACCACGCGCAGGAAGAACAGCGCGGCGGTGTAGCCGGCCGCCCCGACGAACATCGCGTGACCGAACGACAGCAGTCCGGTGAACCCGTACAGGAGGTTAAACGCGACTGCCAAGACACCGATGAGTAGCGCACGGGTCAGCAGGTCCACCTGCAGGTCTGGGAGCACCCACGGGATGACGACCAGAACCGCCATCGCCGCCGCTACCCAGAGTCGCTTCCCTTCGAGCCGCAACGTGTGGCGAGTGTTGGCAGACATTCGGCGCTAGAGTCCCGGTGGGAGGCCGGACCCGTCGAGCAGGTTCGTGGCCTTCTGTCGGGTCAGGGTCACTTGCTTGTTGTTCGAGAGGCCGAGGCCGTCGTAGGGCACGTCGTCGTCCGAACTGGAGACGCCGAGTACGGACGGCGCGTTGGCCTGGTGGCTCTCTGCGTTCATGGTCCAGGTTCCACGGGGACCGGTGACCTCGATTCCCTCAAGTTCGCTGACCACGTCGCCGGTGTCGGTTCCGCCGGCGGCTTCCATGGCCTTCTTGTACATCCAGATGGCGCTGTAAGCGCTGCCACCCGTGAACGACGGGATGGCCGGCAGGTCTTCGGCGTGGTCCGCGTACTGGTCGAGGAACTCCGTGTTGGTCTCGTTGTCGAACGCGGAGTGCCAGTACCAGCCGGCGACCTTGACGCCTTCCGGCATCGTCGACCCGAGTGCCGAGAACACCGTTGGGTCCATCGCCAGGGTCATGTACACCTGGTCGACTTGGTCGAATAAGCCCTGCTCGGTGGCTTGCTTGAAGAACGTGACAGCGTCGCCCGCCCAGAAGCCGGAGAAGACGACGTCCGGGTCTGCGTCCATGATGGCGTTGATTTGGGGAGTCATGTCCGTCGCACCCAGACTGGGGAACTCGCTGGCGACGTACTCGTGACCGGCACCCAGGCCGTCGGAGTAGGCCTTGAAGTAGCTCCAGACCTGCTCACCGTAGGCGTAACCGGGGCCGATGTTGGCGACGCGTGAGCCACTGTGGTTCGCGTTGGCGTCTTCGGCGATGCCGTAGACGTTCGTAGACGTGTTGGCGTTCGTCCGGAAGATGTTCTTCTTGAACGAGGCCTTGTCGGGATACGTGCCCGTGTCGAACTCCGTGCTGTACGGCGTCCCGATGTCTGTCAGCGTCATGGGGACGCCGAGTTGATTGATGGCTTCCGCGTTGGCCAGCGCCACCCCGGAAGAGGTCAGCCCGACGAGGGCGTCGACCTGTTCTTCTTGGACGAGGCTCTTCAACTGGGCCGCCGGGTCGTCACCGTGACCGCGGATGACGATTTCGACGTCGTTGCCGTTGATACCACCGGCGTCGTTGACCGCGTCGACGGCGGTCCGGGCCGCTGCCGCAGAGGCTTTGCCGAGTACGGAGGCGACACCCGTGATGAGGTACATGCCGCCGATTTTGATGGTTCCGCCACCGCCACCGCCCATGCACCCCGCGAGTCCGGTTGCTGCCCCTGCCCCGACAGCCGCGAGATACTTCCTGCGTGATACACCCGATGTATCCGACGCCTCCCTGGTCGTGTTCGTTTTGTTATGTAGCATGCCGAGTTCACACCTGTGTGCTAAGTTAGAGGTACAGAATATCCATTATAGATGCACGTTGGCATGTGAACGTTCAACAGTACACGTGCATTTATAAACAGGGTGGAACACAACTACCCCGCATGGTATCGGTAGATTTC is drawn from Haloferax litoreum and contains these coding sequences:
- a CDS encoding heavy metal translocating P-type ATPase; protein product: MSSRTAHLDIRGMSCANCSRTVGETLESLDGVSEATINFATDEGSVEYDPEEVSLAEVYDAIEMAGYEAVSETRSIGISGMSCANCADANRKSLESLPGVVDAEVNFATDEALVTYNPADVTLDDLYQAVEDAGYTPIRDDEDESGSGEDARDVARNDEIRRQKRLTLFGAALSTPLLVMLALELFTASGLPETIPGTGIPMGWLAFALATPVQVVLGREFYVNSYKAIVRNRTANMDVLIAMGSSTAYLYSVAVLVGLLAGSLYFDTAALILVFITLGNFLEARSKGQASEALRTLLELEADTATLVSDDGTEREVPLDEVEVGDRMKVRPGEKIPTDGVVVDGDSAVDESMVTGESVPVSKEPGDEVVGSTVNQNGVLVVEATKVGSETAIQQIVSLVKEAQGRQPDIQNLADRISAYFVPAVIVNALFWGSVWFLFPEALSGFVQSLPLWGLVAGGPTIAGGSVSTFEFAVVVFASAVLIACPCALGLATPAATMVGTAIGARNGVLFKGGDILERVKDVETVVFDKTGTLTKGEMTLTDVVALGPAADGSGVVTADDEALDETAVLRYAASAERNSEHPLARAIVEGAEDRGIDLSDPEDFENVPGHGIHATVDGRTVLVGNRKLLSDEGVDPAPAEDALRALEEDGKTAMLVAVGGELAGIVADADEVKDTAKAAVSALRERGTEVHMITGDNERTARAVAAQVGIDPDNVSAGVLPEDKADAVESLQSDGRKVMMVGDGVNDAPALAAAFVGTALGSGTDVAIEAADVTLMRDDPQDVVKAIRISEGTLSKIKQNLFWALGYNTAMIPLASLGLLQPVFAAGAMAFSSVSVLANSLLFRTYKPDHDYSLLDFLRR
- a CDS encoding AsnC family transcriptional regulator; amino-acid sequence: MRDLDETDLRILELLAEDARRPFSDISDNVGLSAPAVSDRIDRLREEGIIRRFTVDLDQSTLAGGTPVLVRLSVRPEFVDEVRDTLRAADPVEHLFVSVDGAVTFHARLDGDATRTELNELVDLSRVRDYEVSLVESAEWTPTVNGTGFALECAECGNTVTSEGESARIGGTLYHFCCSSCLDRFDSRYDRLEAGAKSNDD
- a CDS encoding heavy-metal-associated domain-containing protein, whose protein sequence is MSTTITVTGMTCEHCEGRVEDALAGVDGVTDATADREADSATVEGAADIDALVAAVEEAGYDASA
- a CDS encoding MaoC family dehydratase, whose amino-acid sequence is MAIATVGDTSHATLDVTTERIEAFAEVTGDTNPLHLDDAHADASMFGGRIAHGMLSAGAVSAALADLPGEIVYLSQDLEFLKPVRPGETVSVTVTVVEDLGDDKVRVETGAETDETVLTGEAVVLSLPPVEAAN
- a CDS encoding branched-chain amino acid ABC transporter permease, translating into MSANTRHTLRLEGKRLWVAAAMAVLVVIPWVLPDLQVDLLTRALLIGVLAVAFNLLYGFTGLLSFGHAMFVGAAGYTAALFFLRVVPAYGLGAAFGGVSVLVNFVLALLLGVIAAGLLAVVVGYFSVQLEEIYFAMITLSFSMAIWVIVQYDHLAAVMPLDVVTNGSDGLDFLSQIGTVDVFGVEFYLRHFLHPRPYYYISLLIGTVTVYALWRIVRSPFGTVCQALRENPERAQALGVNVQRHRWKTFVISGAFTGLAGAMLTIHSGGITSGAAHWTASAEPVLVTVIGGPYSFLGPVVGAITFEYLRWFIRQFPLLEAYWELSFGILLLVVVLFFDNGVTGGLERLGEWLGAARGHYDRDGFGGVVGFGGESIVAKLRPVFNAVDSITGSSGPGSND
- a CDS encoding ABC transporter substrate-binding protein, which gives rise to MLHNKTNTTREASDTSGVSRRKYLAAVGAGAATGLAGCMGGGGGGTIKIGGMYLITGVASVLGKASAAAARTAVDAVNDAGGINGNDVEIVIRGHGDDPAAQLKSLVQEEQVDALVGLTSSGVALANAEAINQLGVPMTLTDIGTPYSTEFDTGTYPDKASFKKNIFRTNANTSTNVYGIAEDANANHSGSRVANIGPGYAYGEQVWSYFKAYSDGLGAGHEYVASEFPSLGATDMTPQINAIMDADPDVVFSGFWAGDAVTFFKQATEQGLFDQVDQVYMTLAMDPTVFSALGSTMPEGVKVAGWYWHSAFDNETNTEFLDQYADHAEDLPAIPSFTGGSAYSAIWMYKKAMEAAGGTDTGDVVSELEGIEVTGPRGTWTMNAESHQANAPSVLGVSSSDDDVPYDGLGLSNNKQVTLTRQKATNLLDGSGLPPGL